TAGCTTATATCTTTTGTGCCAGTAATGGCTCCCatagaatataaaaaagatCTTTCAAATATGGTTTGATGAGTCAGATTTAGAATATAGTATGCAAAATAGATATAAGTCTAAGGGTCAGTTTGAAAATGTTGTTTGTTCGTGGCACTGGAGTAGACGCTTATTTACCGAAGCATTTTCCAAAATGCTTTTGCTAACACAAGTCAcattgcagaaaatatattataattattatagtgGAACGCTCATATGCAAAACCATTAGAAAAGACAGAAGATACCAAACAGTCACAAATTTGCACATCGACACTGCAATGCGACATGACTTCCCAAACAAACTCACTATCTTTCCTTTGCATCACACCACATTGTCAATCATGTTCTAATAGTTTAACTCCaaataagaaaacaataataaaataaagaattaatgAACGTTCAATCTGAAATAATAATCACTTCTTTAGTTGCGCGGTGATCACTAACAGCTACATTTCGAAGCGCTCTCGTAAAATCTACTTTGGGGCACGTTAATATTGAGATGCCTCTAACGTGGTTTAACATAACTATACTCTCCGTGAAGTGATAAAAGGAATTTATCCCAATAAAGTGGTTTAAGTGAATTTTGACATTTAACCTAATTCAGTAATCTATTCTTTCAGTAGTACCCTCAGATCATCATTTtacttactctttttttttaaaaaaatccttatttgtttattaaatataagaataatagtaaaaaaaggaaaaaagggatGTGAATATATGATgttgatagaaaatattatattagTTAATTAGGGGCAGTATAGAGGATAAATAGGAAAACCTTTATTAATGAagtaaaacaatattttttgaaggatatatatatatgttctcttCATTGCACGTACACATTAAATTCCTTAGTTCATGGAAGAGTAATTCCTCTATATATTCTGGGCATTGTTATTCCTCTATATAGAGTAATTAAATTCCTCTGAATATATATTCTGGGCATGCATTGTTATATCTCTAGTCATTGTGCTAGTCCGACATTCCTATATATGGGCTCCACAACTACACCCCACAAATCCACTCCCCTAGGGTATATAAGGAGCAGCACACGCCAACTCTTTTTACGTGCCAAACTTAAACGAGCAAATTAATAATATAGCTTTGCTTTGAGCTCAAGAGAGATGGCATCTGCAGGGCCGTCGAAGAGCTCGTCGCGTAGCACTGCAGGCTCGCAGTGGACTGCGAAACAAAACAAGAAGTTCGAGAGGGCGCTCGCTGTCTACGACAAGGACACACCCGACAGGTGGTACAACGTGGCTCGAGCCGTCGGAGGGAAGACGCCCGAGGAGGTGAAGCAGCATTACGAAAAACTCGTTAGGGACGTCCAGCAGATCGAGTCTGGCCGCGNAACGTGGAACAACAAGGCCTCGGCCGGTCGATTTCTGCGGCCGCAGAGTTGGTCGCcgaaaagggaagagaaataataaaaaaaaaaaaaaaaaaaaaaaaaaaaaaaaaaaaaaagaaaaaaagaaaaaaaaaagacttaacAAAGACTTAACAATCGTTTTTTGACTGGTTAAAATTTACATATACCATTCAGTAAATGGGCCCCACATTAACTCTGAATGTTTGACTTGTGCTTCTCCATGTATATTACATGCTTAAAGCATGAGAACCTTGCTTTGATCTATAAATAACGTTTACATCTTAGGTTGCTTtaaatcctaaattttaaaaaatttgaaattttattttttctaaattaattatatctTGGTTTTAGTCATTTTCGAATGATTTAGTAAGATTTTTTTAAGTGCAAAtgattttcattcatttttcaTTTAGATTTGTTAGAACTCAATTTCTatgcaaaatatttaaaattaagtatgTAAATTAAAGCAGTATTAAGAAAAACTCATTAGCTAGGGACGAGTAGATGACCACAAGTGGCCGAGAAAAACATAccataaaaaaaagagatttcaTATACTAATTGTTTAAAGTtgcttaatatatatacttcttATTTTTAGACATAAATAGAgtatgaatataaatttttttttttcattttgactGATCACCTGTGTCTAACGTAGTGATTAAGGGTTTAATAATTGATTTCAAAGGTCCCAAGTTGATGTAACATTCAATTAATGAGCGCTACAACTAtggaagaagaaaga
Above is a genomic segment from Ananas comosus cultivar F153 unplaced genomic scaffold, ASM154086v1, whole genome shotgun sequence containing:
- the LOC109704803 gene encoding protein RADIALIS-like 3, producing MASAGPSKSSSRSTAGSQWTAKQNKKFERALAVYDKDTPDRWYNVARAVGGKTPEEVKQHYEKLVRDVQQIESGRXTWNNKASAGRFLRPQSWSPKREEK